One Ranitomeya variabilis isolate aRanVar5 chromosome 4, aRanVar5.hap1, whole genome shotgun sequence genomic window, agggctttgtgcagcgctGAAGCTTATCTACCGTTGGCGGTCATGAAGCGGTTAAGTTaagggtatcatcatttctgtccaggcctatttccggagttttatttttttttttaattatgtggaaGCATAGTTGGAAAGCAATGTCttacttttatttgttcattttcatagattttgatttattacttttgtcagattcaagttatttctgagaccattgtggggttttctgtcattaaacgaggggtaccaacaattttgaccatgtgtgtcggAGGAGTGAATATTTTGAATCCACATCCACTTTCTGGAAATTAGCACGAAGTGGatgtgaaaattacacatttgccattttattacccacaacatagtgcccagattgtgctccaggagacacacaccgcagagtaagtggattcttctcactataatattgctaaatacagggatcctaaatgttgtttgaacacactgcaagactcagaagggagagcggattttgctggattggtttatagaaactctgttgcttttcaacagcctttgagctactaatagtgtgggaacctgTTTTTCAAAGCTAGCAAAACTGTGAGATGGGTCACACCTATACAATACCCTCAGGCATATCAGTAGAATATAGCACGGAGAGTCTCCCAAtaattaaaacgtaacttttaatcacTAAGATAAAACGGACAAACTAACATGACACAATTAACCCATGTGAATAAGGTGCTCATGCaaaccagtgctcaagataaaaattggtttgatctcaccaatgggAACAGACGAATGTCCACAGCAGATTCCTCCTGTTGCCTTCTCTAAATAGGAGGGGAGGAAAGAGAGGGAGGGGGGTATAGGGCTTTACTAAACTCCCTGTCGTGCCCCTTGTATTgcccctgtcctaacaaggacaggccccaagtataCCCTGCTAGGGACAACCACCATCCACGACATCTAATATATAggtctccctacgcgtttcctccccaGTCACAGGGATTCATAACTACCCATAGGCAGTGACACAAATTGTCACACCCATTGATGGGTATCCTGGCACTGCAGGGTTACTTAGATGACGGACACTTTAATTTTTTGCATACTTTATGTCCCATTGGCTTTAaatgaactcccctgatgaattccCGTGACTGGGGAGGAAACACGTATGGAGACTTATATATTATATGTAGTGGATGGTTGTTGTCCCTAGCAGGGtatacttggggcctgtccttgttaggacaggagcaatACAAGGGGCACGACAGGGAGTTTAGTAAAGCCCTATACCCCCTCCCTCTTTCCTCCCCTCCTATTTAGAGAAGGCAACAGGAGGAACCTGCTGTGGACGTTTGTCGTTCcctttggtgagaccaaaccaatttttatcttgagcactggtttGCATGAGCACCTTATTCACATGTGATAATTTTGTCATGTTAGTTTGTCCATTTTATCTTAgtgattaaaagttacgttttaattaTTGGGAGACTCTCCGTgctatattctaacctctttttatcCATTGATCGATGATGGACCTGacaggggacttgtttttttgtgagatgagaattggtattatttttgcctacataacattgattgattctttttattcaatatttgggaggcagaatgaacaaacagttgaacaccacacactactggttcatccaacaaggttttctattagactgtgaacagtCATTGTTTGGTAAATAATTAAagtttttacatagcttgccatttttatggatggTTTAAgttgaaatgttcaaaaatataaaactcaaggatattttataaaaaattttttttttttaatcttagcagatgactgtaccaggagatcagagggacagttgacatcttcattttttaaatctgatgatcttgagatcctacaagatacaactgaagggaatgccattactccagatatatcatcatccattcacagcaaagatctgtcatctggtcctgtgaaacaggtcccatcttctgattcattgctaactactaaggaaaatcaaagtcataaACGAGGTATTAAAAGACAATCTGCTTCTAAAGCAAATAagtcattttcctgttcagaatgtgggaaaggttttaaccaaaaatggaatcttgttagtcaccagagaactcacacaggggagaagcctttttcatgttcagaatgtgggaaatgttttaaccagaaatcaaatttggttaaacaccatagaactcacacaggggagaagcctttttcctgttcagaatgtgggaaaggttttaaccagaaatggcttCTTGTTgctcaccagagaacccacacaggggaaaagcctttttcatgttcagaatgtgggaaatgttttaaccggaaatcaaaTTTGGTTAGTCACcataaaactcacacaggggagaagcctttttcctgttcagaatgtgggaaatattttaaccagaaatcagatttggttaggcaccatagaactcacacacaggagaagcctttttcctgttcagaatgtgggaaatgttttatccagaaatgtaatcttgttagtcaccagataactcacaaagaggagaagcctttatcccaggggtgggcaattaattttgccatggggccgcatgagaaattgagatggttttagagggccggactaatataattaccttatttttcggactataagacgcaccggaccataaggtgcaccccaaatttggggtgaatattgcagaaaaaagattttttataagatgggggtccttattattgtctgaatttacagtatcttaggctactttcacactagtgtcgtgcactgcacgtcgctatgcgacgttgcagcgcaccgaagcacagtgtggaagcgccgcacaatgggggcaacggatgctgttttacatcacatatgctgccccattgtgatgtg contains:
- the LOC143766843 gene encoding gastrula zinc finger protein XlCGF66.1-like → MFSLLSPVIVLLQDSYDVPSAHLLIQVSTISDPRSEDLLQKKIFLIYPSQMDMDRDKMAERILHLTLEILFRLTGEDYTVVKTSSDRCQDPVSEGWGRPLSPITGPPPHPLIHEDINDQKILELIYKMIELLTGEVPIRCQDVAVYFSMEEWEYLEGHRDLYKDVIMEVPQTLTSPDLSSKRTTPERCPRPLLPQDCNQEDPNAPQDHQGEDLTHVNTTETYVRGDEWCKEEIPTYDYPDDCTRRSEGQLTSSFFKSDDLEILQDTTEGNAITPDISSSIHSKDLSSGPVKQVPSSDSLLTTKENQSHKRGIKRQSASKANKSFSCSECGKGFNQKWNLVSHQRTHTGEKPFSCSECGKCFNQKSNLVKHHRTHTGEKPFSCSECGKGFNQKWLLVAHQRTHTGEKPFSCSECGKCFNRKSNLVSHHKTHTGEKPFSCSECGKYFNQKSDLVRHHRTHTQEKPFSCSECGKCFIQKCNLVSHQITHKEEKPLSQGWAINFAMGPHEKLRWF